The Candidatus Methylomirabilota bacterium genome has a window encoding:
- a CDS encoding DUF6062 family protein: protein MSEKFIGYFRLVDACALAGCPVCRCVEQDGRRQLAAIMHEQVNDPDTRRRLHASRGFCNWHTWMLLEAPDAKSGAAILYEDLIRVFLHRVRRLRDRAPSFRARAVAGLIRRRLAPVVVELQRRRKACPVCTWCGEAETGYLLTLLRFVDDPQFARAYAKSDGICAPHLLAAVEMGAGTQGLACLLDRALATWDELRRDLDRFVSKHDYRNEESFTEAEATSYQRAFEMLSGRRGVWGNDVHGPPQRALLGARLPSTEGAGTETGIERDVFEHGKLELRVRELTEQLAEALSRAAALHYRLSRVAEDRNALELNLAGERGANELAMRTIGDLRAENMRLRAELSARRDAATTQST, encoded by the coding sequence GTGAGCGAGAAGTTCATCGGCTATTTCCGCCTCGTGGACGCCTGCGCGCTCGCCGGGTGTCCCGTCTGCCGCTGCGTGGAGCAGGACGGCCGGCGCCAACTCGCCGCGATCATGCACGAGCAGGTCAACGACCCGGACACGCGCCGCCGGCTCCACGCGTCGCGGGGTTTCTGCAACTGGCACACCTGGATGCTGCTCGAAGCTCCGGACGCCAAGAGCGGCGCTGCCATCCTCTACGAGGACCTGATCCGGGTCTTCCTCCATCGTGTCCGGCGCTTGAGGGACCGCGCGCCGTCCTTCCGGGCGCGCGCGGTCGCCGGGCTGATCCGCCGCCGGCTCGCTCCGGTGGTCGTCGAGCTCCAGCGACGCCGGAAGGCGTGTCCCGTGTGCACGTGGTGCGGCGAAGCCGAGACGGGTTACCTGCTCACGCTCCTCCGGTTCGTCGACGACCCGCAGTTCGCGCGCGCCTACGCGAAGTCGGACGGGATCTGCGCCCCGCACCTGCTCGCCGCCGTGGAGATGGGGGCAGGCACGCAAGGACTGGCGTGTCTCCTCGACCGCGCGCTCGCGACGTGGGACGAGCTGAGGAGGGATCTCGATCGGTTCGTCAGCAAGCACGACTACCGGAACGAAGAGTCGTTCACCGAAGCGGAAGCCACCTCGTACCAGCGCGCGTTCGAGATGCTGTCCGGGAGACGGGGTGTGTGGGGCAACGACGTCCATGGGCCGCCGCAGCGAGCGCTCCTGGGCGCCCGATTGCCCTCGACCGAGGGCGCGGGGACCGAGACCGGCATCGAGCGTGACGTCTTCGAGCATGGAAAGCTGGAGCTTCGCGTCAGGGAGCTGACCGAGCAGCTCGCCGAGGCACTGAGCCGCGCCGCCGCGCTCCACTACCGGCTCTCGCGGGTCGCGGAGGACCGGAACGCGCTCGAGCTCAACCTCGCGGGCGAACGGGGCGCGAACGAGCTGGCGATGCGGACGATCGGCGATCTCCGGGCCGAGAACATGCGGCTCCGCGCCGAGCTGTCGGCGCGGCGGGACGCGGCCACCACGCAATCGACCTGA
- the dut gene encoding dUTP diphosphatase, translating into MRVLVKRLDAGVPIPAYAREGDAGLDLHAAQDVTLAPGARALVATGIAVALPPGCAGFVVPRSGLALRHGVSLVNTPGLVDAGYRGEIKVLLVNHDPGATVTLLRGERIAQLVVQRIERAELVEVDELPPSERGAGGFGSTGA; encoded by the coding sequence GTGCGCGTGCTCGTGAAGCGGCTCGACGCCGGCGTGCCGATCCCCGCGTACGCGCGCGAGGGCGACGCGGGCCTCGACCTCCACGCCGCGCAGGACGTGACGCTCGCGCCCGGCGCCCGCGCGCTCGTCGCCACGGGGATCGCCGTCGCGCTCCCGCCCGGCTGCGCCGGGTTCGTCGTGCCGCGCTCGGGGCTGGCGCTCCGCCACGGCGTCTCGCTGGTCAACACGCCGGGGCTCGTAGACGCGGGCTATCGCGGCGAGATCAAGGTGCTGCTCGTGAACCACGACCCCGGGGCGACGGTGACCCTCCTCCGCGGCGAGCGGATCGCTCAGCTCGTGGTCCAGCGGATCGAGCGCGCCGAGCTCGTCGAGGTGGACGAGCTGCCGCCGAGCGAACGCGGCGCCGGCGGCTTCGGCTCCACCGGCGCCTGA
- a CDS encoding cation:proton antiporter, translating into MENLLIAVIAGLLILLASVASVELGISVALIEITLGVVAGNFLSLTSPPWMDFLASFGSILLTFLAGAEVDPRVMQEKFKESLLIGSVSFAAPFFGAWLFCAWVLGWSSAAAQIAGVALSTTSLAVVYAVLVETGLTLTPLGKLVMAATFVTDFGTALALALLFIRPTWWLVPFLGVSVLVIWAMVALQPWFFSRYGERVIEPEIKGAVAALLVLMFFAEKAQSHAVLPAFVLGLALAHIFHQHPELTRRFRVVAFALLTPFFFLKGGMNVSLKLVWANLGLLGLLFAVKQVTKIAGVYPLAKRWVPVDAMFVTLLMSTGLTFGTISSLYGLNAGSLTRRSSRCS; encoded by the coding sequence GTGGAGAATCTCCTGATCGCGGTGATCGCGGGCCTGCTCATCCTCCTGGCGAGCGTGGCCTCGGTCGAGCTCGGCATCTCCGTGGCGTTGATCGAGATCACCCTCGGCGTCGTCGCCGGGAACTTCCTCAGCCTCACGAGCCCGCCGTGGATGGATTTCCTCGCGTCGTTCGGCAGCATTCTGCTGACGTTCCTCGCCGGCGCCGAGGTCGATCCACGGGTGATGCAGGAGAAGTTCAAGGAGAGCCTGCTGATCGGCAGCGTGTCCTTCGCCGCCCCGTTCTTCGGTGCCTGGCTCTTCTGTGCCTGGGTGCTCGGCTGGTCATCCGCCGCGGCGCAGATCGCCGGCGTCGCCCTGTCGACGACCTCGCTGGCCGTCGTCTACGCCGTGCTCGTGGAGACCGGGCTGACGCTGACGCCGCTCGGCAAGCTCGTCATGGCGGCCACCTTCGTGACCGACTTCGGCACCGCGCTGGCGCTCGCGCTCCTCTTCATACGACCGACGTGGTGGCTCGTGCCGTTCCTGGGCGTCTCGGTGCTGGTCATCTGGGCCATGGTCGCGCTCCAGCCGTGGTTCTTCTCGCGCTACGGCGAGCGGGTGATCGAGCCGGAGATCAAGGGCGCCGTGGCGGCCCTGCTCGTGCTGATGTTCTTCGCGGAAAAGGCGCAGAGCCACGCCGTCCTCCCCGCCTTCGTGCTCGGACTGGCGCTCGCCCACATCTTCCATCAGCATCCCGAGCTGACGCGAAGGTTCCGGGTCGTCGCGTTCGCCCTGCTCACCCCGTTCTTCTTCCTCAAGGGCGGCATGAACGTGTCGCTGAAGCTCGTCTGGGCGAACCTCGGCCTGCTGGGGCTCCTGTTCGCCGTCAAGCAGGTGACGAAGATCGCGGGCGTGTACCCGCTCGCGAAGCGCTGGGTGCCTGTCGACGCGATGTTCGTCACCCTGCTCATGTCGACGGGGCTGACCTTCGGGACGATCTCCTCGCTCTATGGCCTCAACGCGGGATCCTTGACCAGGCGCAGTTCTCGGTGCTCGTGA
- a CDS encoding CHASE2 domain-containing protein: protein MDAFRKLWGGVGAAVVTVALVWAGVLEPLETWSLDQLFAFRGARAPRAPVVIVTIDESSNAELNLQWPFPRALHGELLDRLSADRPLAIGLDIIFDTPSSRGPKDDAALGAAVARAGNVVLGAAPTEDVQAFYTRVDLNPPIPVIRAGAAAVGPVNLYKDGDSVVRRAPMSLRVGQQTMLGFDAAIHQVAKKAGLAVAPLPEVPIFLVNFRGGPNTFPWVPYYRVVRGEMDPGTFRGKIVLVGPTSEVFHDLFPTPFARSGEMPGVEIHANALETLVAGNPIREIPAWVSAVLAVVAGLVGSALVVRLRALRALGTAVLLWVVLTLGAFAGFALADVWMRGMAGTVALVLGYGSTVVEHFVREQREKRRLSRFFSPDVLRSVVRGSDENALESSRRLVTVLFSDLRGFTSISEKLQPEQVAEMLREYLTEMTQIVFKHGGTVDKYIGDCVMALYNVPFEDAEHAVKAVRTGLEFQERTLAAAARWEEKYGVTIRNGVGINTGEAIVGTLGSQQRLEYTAIGDTVNLAARLESITKDYHAAIIISESTYEYVKGQFPTRGLGEVTVKGKSVPVKIYAVLPPDIRKYPRAALDAGAVLTDPVTGQVRRVRTRDISEGGLALTGVPAEWTTGSKIQIRLEGGDLHKPIIAEGTILWHRGEDAGVTFTQVEAESVAEYVSSRQGHRA from the coding sequence ATGGACGCATTCCGGAAACTTTGGGGCGGCGTCGGCGCCGCGGTCGTCACCGTCGCGCTCGTCTGGGCCGGGGTGCTCGAGCCGCTCGAGACCTGGTCGCTCGACCAGCTCTTCGCGTTCCGCGGCGCGCGCGCCCCCCGGGCGCCCGTCGTGATCGTCACGATCGACGAGTCGTCGAACGCCGAGCTGAACCTCCAGTGGCCGTTCCCGCGCGCGCTGCACGGCGAGCTCCTCGACCGGCTGAGCGCCGACCGCCCGCTGGCGATCGGCCTCGACATCATCTTCGACACGCCGTCGTCACGCGGCCCGAAGGACGACGCGGCGCTCGGCGCGGCGGTGGCGCGCGCCGGCAACGTCGTCCTCGGCGCGGCGCCCACGGAGGACGTGCAGGCGTTCTACACGCGCGTGGACCTGAACCCGCCGATCCCGGTCATCCGCGCGGGCGCCGCGGCGGTCGGTCCGGTGAACCTTTACAAGGACGGGGACAGCGTCGTGCGGCGGGCGCCCATGAGCCTCCGGGTAGGCCAGCAGACGATGCTCGGCTTCGACGCCGCGATCCACCAGGTGGCGAAGAAGGCGGGGCTCGCGGTGGCGCCGCTGCCCGAGGTGCCGATTTTCCTCGTCAACTTCCGCGGCGGCCCCAACACGTTCCCGTGGGTGCCGTACTACCGGGTCGTGCGCGGGGAGATGGATCCCGGGACGTTCCGCGGGAAGATCGTCCTCGTCGGCCCGACCAGCGAGGTCTTCCACGATCTCTTCCCCACGCCGTTCGCGCGGAGCGGCGAGATGCCGGGCGTCGAGATCCACGCGAACGCACTCGAGACGCTCGTCGCCGGGAACCCGATCCGCGAGATCCCGGCCTGGGTGAGCGCGGTCCTGGCCGTCGTCGCGGGCCTCGTCGGCTCCGCGCTCGTCGTGCGCCTGCGGGCCCTCCGCGCCCTCGGCACGGCCGTCCTCCTCTGGGTCGTGCTCACGCTCGGCGCCTTCGCGGGCTTTGCCCTCGCCGACGTCTGGATGCGCGGCATGGCCGGCACGGTCGCGCTCGTGCTCGGCTACGGCTCGACGGTGGTCGAGCACTTCGTGCGCGAGCAGCGGGAGAAGCGGCGCCTCTCGCGGTTCTTCTCCCCCGACGTCCTGCGCTCGGTCGTGCGGGGGAGCGACGAGAACGCGCTCGAGTCGAGCCGCCGCCTCGTCACCGTGCTCTTCTCGGACCTCCGCGGCTTCACGTCCATCTCCGAGAAGCTCCAGCCGGAGCAGGTCGCGGAGATGCTGCGCGAGTACCTGACCGAGATGACCCAGATCGTGTTCAAGCACGGCGGTACTGTGGACAAGTACATCGGCGACTGCGTGATGGCGCTCTACAACGTGCCGTTCGAGGACGCCGAGCACGCGGTGAAGGCCGTGCGGACCGGGCTCGAGTTCCAGGAGCGGACGCTCGCCGCCGCCGCGCGCTGGGAGGAGAAGTACGGCGTGACGATCCGGAACGGCGTGGGCATCAACACGGGCGAGGCGATTGTCGGCACGCTCGGCTCGCAGCAGCGCCTCGAGTACACGGCGATCGGCGACACCGTCAACCTCGCGGCGCGCCTCGAGTCCATCACGAAGGACTACCACGCGGCCATCATCATCAGCGAGTCCACGTACGAGTACGTGAAGGGCCAGTTCCCGACGCGCGGGCTCGGCGAGGTGACCGTCAAGGGCAAGAGCGTGCCGGTGAAGATCTACGCCGTGCTCCCACCGGACATCCGCAAGTACCCGCGCGCCGCTCTCGACGCCGGCGCCGTCCTCACCGACCCGGTCACCGGGCAGGTCCGCCGCGTGCGCACGCGCGACATCAGCGAGGGCGGGCTCGCCCTCACGGGCGTGCCGGCCGAGTGGACGACGGGCAGCAAGATCCAGATCCGGCTCGAGGGCGGCGACCTCCACAAGCCGATCATCGCCGAGGGCACCATTCTGTGGCATCGCGGCGAGGACGCTGGCGTCACCTTCACCCAGGTCGAGGCCGAGTCGGTCGCCGAGTACGTGTCGAGCCGCCAGGGCCACCGCGCGTGA
- a CDS encoding cyclic nucleotide-binding domain-containing protein, translating into MRAWLVGLVLASALLGGPRDAPAFTLQEAILRAKPAVVLVTAEVRADVTMNCGQGLVTVSPAPFVETGTGWFVDGRGWVVTNAHVVDPAHRLPPWVTYELKKKAIERACVEPALRARGLMRGQRPDVEEQLLRQASDLALASAKVTPFSRITVGLSNGTKLPAEVKKFSPPLYVDNANQPLPDSGRDLALLRVKDGIYPAITLAKRDSQIGDPVHILGFPGVVLAHELLNRSAALDASVTNGAVSGFKQDQLGQTVIQSDAAAAPGNSGGPAIGDDALLVGVMTFITLSSSGSAVQGFNFLVPAKDVARFLQGTEVTKPGESAFNPVWAAGIEALLAGHYSTAVARLQEADALLPGLADVKRLLGDAEDKVKNPPPQPYAWAWATLGVTLLSLGAYGGMWGKRWWKNRYRVQPTQVIAFIEHGLSPVLLDVRTKTDYETSPLKLPGALRLDPEQVATADLNVEPEQMIVLYCTSPEEATSADVAAVLRRRGWKSVRILKGGLGGWTNARLPVEGKSALPSIGLEIYKNLSLGDIERRKFKAGEVIFREGDDPRDEAYVVHAGAVEIRRRFDGTEKVLNRVGEGEPLGEMALFRKGPRSASAVATSDTELLVIKDERLEWLIRNRPQLAIELLKRLSNLVVATDKERAQAGSVR; encoded by the coding sequence ATGAGGGCCTGGCTCGTTGGGCTCGTGCTGGCGAGCGCGCTCCTCGGCGGTCCGCGCGACGCCCCCGCGTTCACGCTCCAGGAAGCCATCCTCCGCGCAAAGCCCGCCGTTGTGCTCGTCACCGCCGAGGTCCGCGCCGACGTCACGATGAACTGCGGCCAGGGGCTCGTCACCGTGAGCCCGGCGCCGTTCGTCGAGACGGGCACGGGCTGGTTCGTGGACGGCCGCGGCTGGGTTGTCACGAACGCGCACGTCGTGGACCCCGCGCACCGCCTGCCACCCTGGGTGACGTACGAGCTGAAGAAGAAGGCGATCGAGCGGGCCTGCGTGGAGCCCGCGCTGCGCGCGCGCGGGCTCATGCGCGGCCAGCGCCCCGACGTCGAGGAGCAGCTCCTGAGGCAGGCGTCGGACCTGGCCCTCGCGAGCGCCAAGGTCACGCCGTTCTCGCGGATCACCGTGGGGCTCTCGAACGGCACCAAGCTCCCCGCCGAGGTCAAGAAGTTCAGCCCGCCACTCTATGTGGACAACGCCAACCAGCCGCTCCCCGACTCGGGACGTGACCTGGCGCTCCTGCGCGTGAAGGATGGGATTTATCCCGCGATCACGCTCGCGAAGCGCGACAGCCAGATCGGCGACCCCGTCCACATCCTCGGCTTCCCGGGCGTCGTCCTGGCGCACGAGCTCCTGAACCGGAGCGCGGCGCTCGACGCTTCGGTCACCAACGGCGCCGTGTCGGGCTTCAAGCAGGACCAGCTCGGCCAGACCGTGATCCAGAGCGACGCGGCCGCCGCGCCCGGCAACAGCGGCGGGCCGGCGATCGGCGACGACGCTCTGCTCGTCGGCGTGATGACGTTCATCACGCTCTCGTCGTCGGGCAGCGCGGTCCAGGGCTTCAATTTCCTCGTCCCGGCGAAGGACGTCGCCAGGTTCCTCCAGGGCACCGAGGTCACGAAGCCCGGGGAGAGCGCCTTCAATCCCGTGTGGGCGGCGGGGATCGAGGCGCTCCTCGCCGGCCACTACTCCACCGCCGTCGCGAGGCTCCAGGAGGCTGACGCGCTCCTGCCCGGGCTCGCCGACGTCAAGCGCCTCCTCGGCGACGCCGAGGACAAGGTGAAGAACCCGCCGCCGCAGCCGTACGCGTGGGCGTGGGCGACGCTCGGCGTGACGCTTCTGTCGCTCGGCGCCTACGGCGGCATGTGGGGCAAGCGCTGGTGGAAGAACCGCTACCGGGTGCAGCCGACGCAGGTGATCGCTTTCATCGAGCACGGTCTGAGCCCAGTGCTGCTCGACGTCCGGACGAAGACCGATTACGAGACGAGCCCGTTGAAGCTCCCGGGCGCGCTCCGGCTCGATCCCGAACAGGTGGCGACGGCCGACCTCAACGTCGAGCCCGAGCAGATGATCGTTCTCTACTGCACGAGCCCGGAGGAGGCGACGAGCGCGGACGTCGCGGCCGTCCTGCGCCGGCGCGGCTGGAAGAGCGTGCGCATCCTCAAGGGCGGCCTCGGCGGCTGGACGAATGCGCGCCTGCCCGTCGAGGGGAAGTCGGCCCTGCCCTCGATCGGCCTCGAGATCTACAAGAACCTCTCGCTCGGGGACATCGAGCGGCGGAAGTTCAAGGCGGGCGAGGTCATCTTCCGCGAGGGCGACGACCCGCGCGACGAGGCGTACGTGGTCCACGCGGGCGCCGTCGAGATCCGCCGGAGGTTCGACGGGACCGAGAAGGTCCTGAACCGGGTTGGAGAGGGCGAGCCCCTCGGCGAGATGGCGCTCTTCCGCAAGGGGCCGCGCTCGGCGAGCGCCGTCGCCACCAGCGACACCGAGCTGCTCGTCATCAAGGACGAGCGGCTCGAGTGGCTCATCCGGAACCGCCCTCAGCTCGCCATCGAGCTCCTCAAGCGGCTGTCCAACCTCGTCGTCGCCACCGACAAGGAGCGGGCGCAGGCCGGCAGCGTCAGATGA
- a CDS encoding dynamin family protein: MTRRLAVLARLATEAGARELAAEAGALAGRLGEGRFYVVCVGQFKRGKSTLLNALVGEPVLPTGVVPVTSVVTVVRHGPRLAACVRFKERDWEECEPRALSAYVSEEENPGNEKGVVAVEVFVPSALLESGMCLVDTPGLGSISPANSAAARAFVTHTDAALVVLGADPPISGEELALIAELAREVSDVVVVLNKADRVPDSERQEAIRFTARVLAEQPGRPVGPILEVSAAECLAGTGPSRDWAALVARLASLARDSGADLVRAAERRETAALVDRLLRELGEQEEALARPIEESRARVERLRAAVIWAEQALEELGHRLTGIQERLSRAFVEARDGFFGGALPEARRELVAAIRGEDATGPTLRKRAMERALEVTRRLLDRWREEMEPRAEALFREAMARFIELANGFQDSLAPMADLPGLPRLDPELGLRVRSRIRYTEMLAVAPGSAGARLLDVMGGRAWRRRAIERDAGRYLERLLEVNSARIKNDFEARVAESRRLLESEIRGRLRALSDSAERALESARQAHAEGAPAVGTRLERIRSLSSLVEALRD, from the coding sequence ATGACGAGGCGGCTCGCCGTCCTCGCGCGTCTCGCGACCGAGGCTGGCGCGCGCGAGCTCGCCGCCGAGGCCGGCGCGCTCGCCGGGCGGCTCGGGGAAGGACGCTTCTACGTCGTCTGCGTCGGCCAGTTCAAGCGCGGCAAGTCCACGCTCCTCAACGCGCTCGTCGGCGAGCCCGTCCTGCCGACGGGCGTCGTGCCCGTGACGTCGGTCGTGACGGTTGTCCGCCACGGCCCGCGGCTCGCCGCGTGCGTGCGCTTCAAGGAGCGGGACTGGGAGGAGTGCGAGCCGCGGGCGCTCTCGGCCTACGTCTCAGAGGAGGAGAACCCCGGCAACGAGAAGGGCGTCGTCGCCGTCGAGGTTTTCGTGCCGAGCGCCCTGCTGGAGTCGGGGATGTGCCTCGTGGATACGCCCGGGCTCGGCTCGATCTCGCCGGCGAACAGCGCGGCCGCGCGCGCGTTTGTCACGCACACGGACGCGGCGCTGGTCGTCCTGGGCGCCGATCCGCCGATCTCCGGCGAGGAGCTGGCGCTCATCGCCGAGCTCGCGCGCGAGGTGAGCGACGTCGTCGTCGTCCTCAACAAGGCCGACCGCGTGCCCGACTCGGAGCGCCAAGAGGCGATCCGGTTCACCGCGCGCGTGCTCGCCGAGCAGCCGGGCCGGCCGGTCGGGCCGATTCTCGAGGTGAGCGCCGCGGAGTGTCTGGCCGGGACCGGGCCGTCGCGGGACTGGGCGGCGCTCGTCGCACGGCTCGCGTCGCTCGCGCGCGACTCGGGCGCCGACCTCGTCCGGGCCGCGGAACGGCGGGAGACGGCGGCGCTCGTCGACCGTCTGCTCCGCGAGCTCGGCGAGCAGGAAGAGGCGCTGGCGCGGCCCATCGAGGAATCCCGGGCGCGGGTCGAGCGGCTGCGCGCCGCCGTGATCTGGGCGGAGCAGGCACTCGAGGAGCTGGGCCATCGCCTCACCGGGATCCAGGAGCGTCTCTCGCGCGCCTTCGTGGAGGCGCGCGACGGTTTCTTCGGCGGCGCGCTGCCCGAGGCCCGGCGCGAGCTCGTCGCGGCCATCCGTGGGGAGGACGCGACGGGCCCGACCCTGCGGAAGCGCGCGATGGAGCGCGCGCTCGAGGTGACCCGGCGCCTGCTCGACCGGTGGCGGGAGGAGATGGAGCCGCGGGCAGAGGCGCTCTTTCGCGAGGCCATGGCGCGATTCATCGAGCTGGCCAACGGCTTCCAGGACTCGCTCGCCCCGATGGCGGACCTCCCTGGCCTCCCGCGGCTCGACCCCGAGCTGGGCCTCAGAGTGCGCAGCCGGATCCGCTACACCGAGATGCTCGCCGTGGCGCCGGGATCCGCCGGTGCCAGGCTCCTCGATGTCATGGGCGGCCGGGCGTGGCGGAGACGGGCGATCGAACGCGACGCGGGTCGCTATCTGGAGCGGTTGCTCGAGGTGAACAGCGCGCGGATCAAGAATGACTTCGAGGCGCGTGTGGCCGAGAGCCGGCGCCTGCTGGAATCAGAGATCCGCGGTCGGTTGCGAGCGCTGTCGGACTCGGCGGAGCGAGCGCTGGAAAGTGCCAGGCAGGCCCACGCCGAGGGCGCGCCGGCCGTGGGCACGCGGCTCGAACGGATCAGAAGCCTGAGTTCGCTGGTCGAAGCGCTTCGCGACTAA
- a CDS encoding CoA transferase, producing the protein MSDSGPALAGVTVLDLATFLAAPVCATLLGEFGAEVIKVEQPGVGDDLRRLGRAAPTGASYWWLVEARNKKSITCNLRDPEGQALLKRLVAGAHVVTENFRPGTLERWKLGWDELSAVRPSLVMVRISAFGQTGPRRARPGFGRIAAAVGGLAYLSGYPDRPPVSPGTPTVPDYLAGVFGAVGALVALRHAERTGAGQVVDVGLYEPVLRVLDDAIAVFGATGRVRERIGSGTESAVPHDHYQSRDGRWLAIACTNDRMFERLAQALGRPELAADPRMATTRARLEHRGLVDDLVAAWVAERDADAALAALEAAEVPSSLVASVRDLFEDPQVRAREDILSVPVPGLGTLAMPAVVPRLTLTPGRVERAGPATPGENNEEIYGERLGLPRAELERLRARGVI; encoded by the coding sequence GTGAGCGACTCCGGCCCCGCGCTCGCGGGCGTCACCGTCCTCGACCTCGCCACGTTCCTCGCGGCGCCCGTCTGCGCGACGCTCCTCGGCGAGTTCGGCGCCGAGGTCATCAAGGTGGAGCAGCCGGGCGTCGGCGACGACCTGCGGCGGCTCGGCCGCGCCGCGCCGACGGGCGCCTCCTACTGGTGGCTCGTCGAGGCGCGCAACAAGAAGTCCATCACCTGCAACCTGCGCGACCCCGAGGGCCAGGCGCTCCTGAAGCGCCTCGTCGCCGGCGCCCACGTCGTGACCGAGAACTTCCGCCCGGGGACGCTCGAGCGCTGGAAGCTCGGCTGGGACGAGCTCTCCGCGGTGCGACCCTCGCTCGTCATGGTCCGCATCTCGGCCTTCGGCCAGACGGGGCCGCGGCGCGCGCGGCCGGGCTTCGGGCGCATCGCGGCCGCCGTCGGCGGCCTCGCGTATCTCTCCGGCTACCCCGACCGGCCGCCCGTCTCGCCGGGCACGCCGACCGTGCCGGACTACCTCGCGGGCGTCTTCGGCGCCGTCGGCGCGCTCGTGGCGCTGCGCCACGCCGAGCGCACGGGCGCGGGGCAGGTGGTGGACGTGGGCCTCTACGAGCCTGTGCTGCGTGTCCTCGACGACGCGATCGCGGTCTTCGGCGCGACGGGCCGCGTGCGGGAGCGGATCGGCTCGGGGACGGAGAGCGCGGTGCCCCACGACCACTACCAGAGCCGCGACGGGCGCTGGCTCGCGATCGCGTGCACCAACGACCGGATGTTCGAGCGCCTCGCCCAGGCGCTCGGCCGGCCCGAGCTCGCGGCCGATCCGCGCATGGCGACCACGCGCGCGCGACTCGAGCACCGCGGGCTCGTGGACGACCTGGTCGCCGCGTGGGTCGCCGAGCGCGACGCGGACGCCGCGCTCGCCGCGCTCGAGGCGGCGGAGGTGCCGTCGTCGCTCGTCGCGAGCGTGCGCGACCTCTTCGAGGACCCGCAGGTGCGCGCGCGCGAGGACATCCTCTCCGTGCCGGTGCCGGGGCTCGGGACGCTCGCGATGCCCGCCGTGGTCCCGCGGCTCACGCTGACGCCGGGGCGCGTCGAGCGCGCGGGCCCGGCGACGCCAGGCGAGAACAACGAGGAGATCTACGGCGAGCGGCTCGGCCTCCCGCGCGCCGAGCTCGAGCGGCTCCGCGCGCGCGGCGTCATCTGA
- a CDS encoding MFS transporter: MDAPSRTEERDRRPGGLRAIPRSIWALGLVSMFMDISSEMIHGLLPVFLVTVLGASAVTVGLIEGIAEATASITKVFSGALSDYLGKRKLLATLGYGLAAVTKPLFPLAPSVGWVVTARFVDRIGKGIRGAPRDALVGELAPPHLRGASYGLRQSLDTVGAFAGPLLAVLLMALTLNDFRLVFWIAVVPAFLSLALMIFAVQEPEARREPGAARSPIRSADFRQLGAPYWWLVLIAAVLTLARFSEAFLVLRAQGLGLPIALAPIVLVVMNVVYAASAYPAGRLSDRVDRRLVLVAGCVALVGADLVLALAGGVGLVMAGIALWGLHMGLTQGLLAALVADTTPARLRGTAFGVFNLVGGAAMLVASVLAGWLWDHYGPPATFYGGAAFTVAALAGLWKALTGGRRGG; encoded by the coding sequence ATGGACGCGCCGTCGAGAACGGAGGAGCGCGACCGGCGGCCCGGCGGCCTCCGCGCCATCCCGCGGAGCATCTGGGCGCTCGGTCTCGTCAGCATGTTCATGGACATCTCGTCGGAGATGATCCACGGCCTGCTGCCGGTCTTCCTCGTGACGGTGCTCGGGGCGAGCGCTGTCACGGTGGGCCTCATCGAAGGAATCGCCGAGGCGACCGCGTCGATCACTAAGGTCTTCTCCGGTGCCCTCAGCGATTACCTCGGCAAGCGCAAGCTGCTGGCGACGCTCGGCTACGGCCTCGCCGCGGTCACCAAGCCGCTGTTCCCGCTCGCGCCGTCCGTGGGCTGGGTCGTCACGGCGCGGTTCGTGGACCGAATCGGCAAGGGCATCCGGGGAGCGCCGCGCGACGCGCTGGTCGGCGAGCTGGCGCCGCCGCACCTCCGGGGCGCCAGCTACGGCCTGCGCCAGTCGCTCGACACCGTCGGCGCGTTCGCCGGCCCTCTCCTGGCCGTCCTGCTCATGGCGCTGACGCTGAACGACTTCCGTCTGGTGTTCTGGATCGCCGTGGTGCCCGCGTTCCTCTCGCTCGCGCTGATGATCTTCGCGGTGCAGGAGCCCGAGGCGCGGCGCGAGCCCGGCGCCGCTCGATCGCCGATCCGGTCGGCAGACTTCCGGCAGCTCGGCGCTCCGTACTGGTGGCTCGTGCTGATTGCCGCCGTGCTGACGCTGGCGCGGTTCAGCGAGGCGTTCCTCGTGTTGCGCGCCCAGGGCCTCGGCTTGCCGATCGCCCTCGCGCCGATCGTGCTCGTCGTGATGAACGTCGTGTACGCGGCGTCCGCCTATCCGGCCGGACGGCTGTCGGACCGGGTCGACCGCCGGCTCGTCCTCGTGGCCGGCTGCGTCGCGTTGGTCGGCGCCGACCTCGTGCTGGCCCTGGCCGGCGGCGTAGGGCTGGTCATGGCCGGGATCGCGCTCTGGGGCCTGCACATGGGGCTGACGCAGGGCCTCCTCGCCGCGCTGGTGGCGGACACGACGCCGGCCCGGCTCAGAGGCACGGCGTTCGGCGTGTTCAATCTCGTGGGCGGTGCCGCGATGCTCGTCGCGAGCGTCCTCGCGGGCTGGCTCTGGGACCACTACGGGCCGCCGGCGACGTTCTACGGGGGCGCCGCCTTCACGGTCGCGGCCCTCGCGGGCCTCTGGAAAGCCTTGACCGGCGGCCGGCGGGGAGGATAA